One genomic segment of Streptomyces niveus includes these proteins:
- a CDS encoding thiazole synthase, producing MSDDRLTIGGTALDSRLIMGTGGAPSLDVLERSLTASGTELTTVAMRRLDPNVRGSVLSVLDRLGIRVLPNTAGCFTAGEAVLTARLAREALGTDWIKLEVVADERTLLPDPIELLDAAETLVDDGFTVLPYTNDDPVLARKLEDVGCAAIMPLGSPIGSGLGIRNPHNFRLITDHARVPVILDAGAGTASDAALAMELGCAAVMLASAVTRAQEPVLMAEAMRHAVQAGRLAYRAGRIPRRHFADASSPTEGLAALDPERPAF from the coding sequence ATGTCCGACGACCGGCTCACCATCGGCGGCACCGCCCTCGACTCCCGGCTCATCATGGGGACGGGCGGCGCGCCCAGCCTCGACGTTCTGGAGCGGTCCCTGACCGCGTCCGGCACCGAACTCACCACTGTCGCGATGCGCAGGCTGGACCCGAACGTGCGGGGCTCCGTCCTGTCGGTGCTGGACCGGCTGGGCATCCGGGTCCTGCCGAACACGGCGGGCTGCTTCACCGCGGGCGAGGCCGTCCTGACCGCGCGGCTCGCACGCGAGGCGCTGGGCACCGACTGGATCAAGCTGGAGGTGGTGGCCGACGAGCGGACGCTGCTGCCCGATCCGATCGAACTGCTGGACGCCGCCGAGACGTTGGTGGACGACGGCTTCACGGTCCTGCCGTACACGAACGACGATCCCGTGCTCGCCCGGAAGCTGGAGGACGTGGGGTGCGCGGCGATCATGCCGCTCGGCTCGCCGATCGGATCGGGTCTGGGCATCCGCAACCCGCACAACTTCCGGCTGATCACCGATCACGCGCGCGTGCCGGTGATCCTGGACGCGGGGGCGGGTACGGCGTCGGACGCCGCCCTCGCCATGGAGCTGGGCTGCGCGGCCGTCATGCTGGCGTCGGCGGTCACGCGCGCCCAGGAGCCCGTGCTGATGGCCGAGGCGATGCGTCACGCGGTCCAGGCGGGCCGGCTGGCGTACCGCGCGGGGCGCATTCCGCGCCGCCACTTCGCGGACGCCTCGTCTCCTACGGAGGGGCTGGCGGCGCTGGACCCGGAGCGCCCGGCTTTCTGA
- a CDS encoding NAD(P)/FAD-dependent oxidoreductase yields MAGVQTAVALRELGHEGPVTLIGAERHQPYDRPPLSKAVLLGAAESSAFDVDFDALRVELRLGLEVTGVRPADHEVDTEAGPVPYDALVIATGAEPITLPGADGVPGVHLLRTLDDAARLRPVLDRRRHIVVVGAGWIGAEFTTAAREADCEVTVVEAAAHPLAGALPAEVSTPMADWYAESGAELLTHARVESVEPGRVVLSDGREQAADAVVVGIGARPATAWLAGSGIATGAEGAVTADDRLRASAPGVYAVGDCASFPSARYGERLMVHHWDNALQGPRTVAADIVGESHEPYDPVPYFWSEQFGRFVQYAGHHARADTLLWRGDPASAAWSVLWLRDGALVALLAVGRPRDLAQGRKLVAAGARIDTRRAADPAVPLKLTAL; encoded by the coding sequence ATGGCGGGTGTGCAGACCGCCGTGGCACTGCGCGAACTGGGGCACGAAGGCCCCGTCACCCTCATCGGCGCCGAGCGGCACCAGCCCTACGACCGGCCCCCACTCTCCAAGGCCGTCCTCCTCGGCGCGGCGGAGAGTTCGGCCTTCGACGTGGACTTCGACGCCCTCCGTGTGGAGCTGCGGCTGGGTCTCGAAGTGACCGGTGTGCGCCCGGCGGACCACGAGGTGGACACGGAGGCCGGTCCGGTTCCGTACGACGCGCTGGTCATCGCCACCGGCGCCGAACCCATCACACTGCCGGGCGCGGACGGGGTCCCCGGCGTGCATCTGCTGCGCACCCTGGACGACGCCGCGCGGCTGCGCCCCGTCCTGGACCGCAGGCGTCACATCGTGGTGGTGGGAGCGGGCTGGATCGGCGCCGAGTTCACCACCGCGGCCAGGGAGGCCGACTGCGAGGTCACCGTCGTCGAGGCCGCGGCCCATCCGCTCGCCGGCGCCCTGCCCGCCGAGGTGTCCACTCCGATGGCGGACTGGTACGCCGAGAGCGGCGCCGAACTCCTCACCCACGCGCGCGTGGAGAGCGTCGAGCCCGGCCGGGTGGTCCTCTCCGACGGACGCGAGCAGGCGGCGGACGCGGTGGTCGTGGGCATCGGCGCCAGACCCGCGACGGCCTGGCTGGCGGGCTCCGGCATCGCGACCGGCGCCGAGGGGGCCGTCACCGCCGACGACCGGCTGCGCGCCTCGGCGCCCGGTGTGTACGCGGTCGGGGACTGCGCCTCGTTCCCCTCGGCCCGCTACGGCGAGCGACTGATGGTGCACCACTGGGACAACGCGCTCCAGGGGCCGCGCACGGTAGCCGCCGACATCGTGGGGGAGTCCCACGAGCCGTACGACCCCGTGCCGTACTTCTGGTCCGAGCAGTTCGGCCGCTTCGTGCAGTACGCGGGCCACCACGCCCGGGCCGACACCCTCCTGTGGCGCGGCGACCCGGCGAGCGCCGCCTGGTCGGTCCTCTGGCTGCGGGACGGGGCACTGGTGGCGCTGCTCGCCGTCGGCAGACCGCGTGACCTGGCGCAGGGCCGCAAGCTCGTCGCGGCGGGTGCGCGGATCGACACGCGGCGCGCCGCCGACCCCGCCGTACCGCTCAAACTGACGGCTCTGTGA
- a CDS encoding Rv2175c family DNA-binding protein: MTEIDAKIDALVPAWLHLPDIAEMLDIEVTRVRQLVKEGQLIAVRRGENRALQVPAAFIDGNKVVKGLAGTLTLLRDDSFTDEEMLEWLFTPDPSLPGTPAQALSENRGTEVKRRAQALAV, encoded by the coding sequence GTGACTGAGATTGACGCAAAGATCGATGCTCTCGTCCCTGCCTGGCTTCACCTGCCCGATATCGCCGAAATGCTCGATATCGAGGTGACGCGTGTGCGCCAGCTGGTCAAGGAAGGCCAGCTGATCGCCGTGCGCCGCGGTGAGAATCGGGCGCTCCAGGTGCCGGCCGCCTTCATCGACGGCAACAAGGTCGTCAAGGGCCTCGCCGGGACCCTGACGCTCCTCAGGGACGACAGCTTCACCGACGAAGAGATGCTCGAGTGGCTCTTCACTCCCGACCCGTCCCTGCCGGGCACGCCCGCGCAGGCGCTCAGCGAGAATCGCGGTACGGAGGTGAAGCGCCGCGCCCAGGCGCTCGCCGTCTGA
- a CDS encoding Stk1 family PASTA domain-containing Ser/Thr kinase: MDTTLRDPLVGQVLDGRYRVDARIAVGGMATVYRAVDTRLDRVLALKVMHPALATDATFVERFIREAKSVARLAHPNVVGVFDQGAEGAYVYLAMEYVEGCTLRDVLRERGALQPRAALDILEPMLAALGAAHRAGFIHRDIKPENVLIGDDGRVKVADFGLVRAVGAVTNTTGTILGTVSYLAPEQIEYGTSDTRVDVYACGVVLHEMLTGAKPHGGDTPAQVLYLHLNEDVPAPSAAVPGMAIELDELVAAATARNPEIRPEDAVAMLALTRRTRAALDDAQLDAMPPQATAESSPAAPVTKRGRRGGKGAVPGGGASQPSQDGHDSASGGGSGRSHDASLPARGASHGAAVNGAGGGPDDGSDDRTSVIPRLVRPHAPTDDSGTAVLPAASRGDDQVRRTSRLTMPPPGPEDPPHRPPTRRRTGRLASAPRGSVLAIVVAALLVLGVGVGVWYINSGQFTRVPSLLGQTEQTAKKRLVDAGLDASVEKDFSDTFERGTVMRTDPEPRARIRGNGSVTLVISRGPEIVRVPDLAGKSLADAKDALRKVGLAPGVVARSFDEQTDQGDIIRTQPKAGTELRPDAGVALVVSKGRPVHMPDVTGRSEEEATASLEDAGLDVKIAAERVNSPEEAGAVARQSTKEGSRLARGDTVTLTISKGPRMLAVPDVTGKSIDAATSELKDAGFQVEVDRSFPFLDDTVSKQSVEGGEKAAEGSTITITTKGI, translated from the coding sequence GTGGATACGACCCTTAGGGACCCTCTCGTCGGGCAGGTGCTCGACGGCCGTTACCGCGTCGACGCGCGTATCGCCGTCGGCGGCATGGCCACGGTCTACCGGGCCGTCGACACCCGGCTCGACCGGGTCCTCGCCCTGAAGGTGATGCACCCCGCCCTGGCCACCGACGCCACCTTCGTGGAGCGCTTCATCCGCGAGGCCAAGTCCGTGGCGCGACTCGCGCACCCGAACGTCGTCGGGGTCTTCGACCAGGGCGCCGAGGGCGCGTACGTGTACCTGGCGATGGAGTACGTGGAGGGCTGCACGCTCCGGGACGTCCTGCGCGAGCGCGGCGCCCTCCAGCCGCGTGCCGCCCTCGACATCCTGGAGCCGATGCTGGCCGCGCTGGGCGCCGCCCACCGGGCCGGTTTCATCCACCGGGACATCAAGCCGGAGAACGTCCTGATAGGGGACGACGGCCGGGTGAAGGTCGCCGACTTCGGGCTCGTACGGGCCGTCGGGGCGGTCACCAACACCACCGGCACGATCCTCGGCACGGTCTCCTACCTCGCGCCGGAGCAGATCGAGTACGGCACCTCCGACACCCGGGTCGACGTGTACGCGTGCGGTGTCGTCCTGCACGAGATGCTGACCGGCGCCAAACCGCACGGCGGGGACACCCCCGCGCAGGTGCTCTACCTCCATCTGAACGAGGACGTGCCCGCGCCGTCCGCCGCGGTGCCCGGAATGGCGATCGAGCTGGACGAGCTGGTCGCCGCGGCCACGGCCCGCAATCCGGAGATCCGCCCCGAGGACGCGGTGGCGATGCTCGCGCTGACCCGGCGCACGCGCGCCGCGCTCGACGACGCGCAACTGGACGCGATGCCGCCGCAGGCCACCGCGGAGAGCTCGCCGGCCGCCCCCGTGACGAAGCGCGGGAGACGGGGCGGCAAGGGGGCGGTCCCGGGCGGCGGCGCCTCACAGCCGTCCCAGGACGGCCACGACAGCGCCTCCGGCGGCGGGAGCGGTCGCTCCCACGACGCCTCGCTCCCCGCGCGCGGCGCCTCCCACGGCGCGGCCGTCAACGGCGCCGGGGGCGGCCCCGACGACGGCTCTGACGACCGTACGAGCGTGATTCCGCGCCTCGTCCGCCCCCACGCCCCGACCGACGATTCCGGCACAGCCGTCCTGCCGGCCGCCTCCCGGGGAGACGACCAGGTCCGCCGCACCAGCCGGCTCACGATGCCGCCGCCGGGGCCCGAGGATCCTCCGCACCGGCCGCCCACGCGCCGCCGGACCGGCAGGCTCGCCTCCGCGCCGCGCGGGAGCGTCCTGGCGATCGTGGTCGCCGCACTGCTGGTGCTCGGTGTGGGCGTCGGCGTCTGGTACATCAACTCCGGGCAGTTCACCCGTGTCCCCTCGCTCCTCGGGCAGACCGAGCAGACGGCGAAGAAGCGCCTGGTCGACGCCGGGCTCGACGCGAGCGTCGAGAAGGACTTCAGCGACACCTTCGAGCGCGGCACGGTCATGCGCACCGACCCGGAGCCCCGGGCGCGGATACGGGGCAACGGGTCGGTGACCCTGGTCATCTCGCGCGGCCCGGAGATCGTGCGCGTCCCGGACCTGGCCGGCAAGTCGCTGGCCGACGCCAAGGACGCGCTGAGGAAGGTCGGGCTGGCGCCGGGTGTCGTGGCCCGGTCCTTCGACGAGCAGACCGATCAGGGCGACATCATCCGCACCCAGCCGAAGGCGGGTACGGAGCTGCGGCCCGACGCGGGTGTGGCGCTGGTCGTCAGCAAGGGCAGGCCGGTCCACATGCCCGACGTGACCGGCCGGTCAGAGGAGGAGGCGACCGCCTCGCTCGAAGACGCGGGACTCGACGTGAAGATCGCGGCCGAGCGCGTCAACTCCCCCGAGGAGGCGGGAGCGGTGGCCCGGCAGTCCACGAAGGAGGGCAGCAGGCTCGCCCGCGGCGACACCGTCACGCTGACGATCTCCAAGGGGCCGCGCATGCTCGCCGTCCCGGACGTCACGGGGAAGTCGATAGACGCGGCCACGAGCGAGCTGAAGGACGCGGGCTTCCAGGTGGAGGTCGACCGGAGCTTCCCGTTCCTGGACGACACCGTGTCGAAGCAGTCCGTCGAGGGCGGCGAGAAGGCCGCCGAGGGCAGCACCATCACCATCACGACCAAGGGAATCTGA
- the thiS gene encoding sulfur carrier protein ThiS, producing MTVSVNGAARVLAGPVTLDVLVATLTAAPSGVAAALNETVVPRGRWSETTLSDGDRVEVLTAVQGG from the coding sequence ATGACCGTCTCGGTGAACGGAGCGGCCCGTGTCCTCGCCGGCCCCGTCACCCTCGACGTCCTCGTCGCGACCCTCACCGCCGCCCCCTCGGGCGTCGCCGCCGCGCTCAACGAGACCGTCGTCCCGCGCGGGCGCTGGTCCGAGACCACCCTGTCCGACGGCGACCGCGTCGAAGTCCTCACCGCGGTCCAAGGAGGCTGA
- the thiO gene encoding glycine oxidase ThiO, which produces MRSSHVQYGKSERADVLVVGGGIIGLVTAWRAAQRGLGVTVVDPEPGGGAARVAAGMLAAVSELDHGEQTLLALNIASAQLYPDFVAELESVTGLDTGYRACGTLAVALDTDDRAQLRELHALQGRSGLESEWLTGRECRRLEPMLAPGVRGGLRVDGDHQIDPRRLSAALVTACERAGVVFHRAWAERLRVVRDRAAGVTVAGGAELGADQVVVAGGSLSGRLAGVPDEVLPPVRPVKGQVLRLTVPRPYAPFLSRTLRAEVRGSHIYLVPRENGELVVGATSEELGWDTTVTAGGVYELLRDAHELLPGITELPLTETRAGLRPTSPDNAPLLGPTALPGLHLATGHHRNGVLLTPVTGRVMATVLTTGELPDDARPFTPGRFSPGLPSGRPATVSPAASPAVRAGQEQHA; this is translated from the coding sequence ATGCGGTCATCCCACGTTCAGTACGGAAAATCCGAGCGGGCCGATGTCCTGGTCGTCGGGGGCGGGATCATCGGCCTCGTCACCGCCTGGCGCGCGGCGCAGCGAGGGCTCGGCGTCACCGTCGTCGATCCGGAGCCGGGCGGCGGCGCCGCGCGGGTCGCCGCCGGGATGCTCGCCGCCGTCAGCGAACTCGACCACGGCGAACAGACGTTGCTGGCGCTGAACATCGCCTCGGCGCAGCTGTATCCCGACTTCGTCGCCGAACTGGAGTCGGTCACCGGCCTGGACACCGGCTACCGCGCCTGCGGCACGCTCGCCGTCGCCCTCGACACCGACGACCGGGCGCAGTTGCGTGAACTCCACGCCCTCCAAGGGAGGTCGGGTCTGGAGTCGGAATGGCTCACCGGCCGCGAGTGCCGGCGGCTGGAGCCGATGCTCGCTCCCGGCGTACGCGGCGGGCTGCGGGTCGACGGGGACCACCAGATCGACCCGCGAAGGCTCTCGGCGGCCCTCGTGACGGCCTGTGAGCGGGCGGGGGTGGTCTTCCACCGGGCGTGGGCCGAACGCCTGCGGGTGGTCCGGGACCGGGCCGCCGGGGTCACGGTGGCCGGCGGCGCCGAACTCGGCGCCGACCAGGTCGTCGTCGCCGGGGGCAGTCTCAGCGGGCGGCTCGCGGGCGTGCCGGACGAGGTCCTGCCGCCGGTACGTCCCGTCAAGGGCCAGGTCCTGCGGCTGACGGTGCCGCGCCCGTACGCCCCGTTCCTGTCCCGGACGCTGCGGGCCGAGGTCCGCGGCAGCCACATCTATCTCGTGCCGCGCGAGAACGGCGAGCTGGTCGTCGGGGCGACGAGCGAGGAGCTGGGCTGGGACACGACGGTGACGGCGGGCGGGGTGTACGAGCTGCTGCGCGACGCACACGAACTGCTTCCCGGGATCACCGAACTGCCGCTCACCGAGACCCGCGCCGGGCTGCGGCCGACGTCGCCGGACAACGCCCCGCTGCTCGGACCGACCGCCCTGCCGGGACTCCATCTGGCCACCGGGCACCACCGCAACGGGGTGCTCCTGACGCCCGTCACGGGCCGGGTGATGGCCACCGTGCTCACGACGGGCGAACTCCCGGACGACGCACGGCCCTTCACGCCCGGACGCTTCTCGCCGGGCCTGCCGTCCGGCCGCCCGGCGACCGTCTCCCCCGCCGCCTCCCCCGCCGTCCGCGCAGGTCAGGAGCAGCACGCGTGA